Genomic DNA from Vicinamibacteria bacterium:
CCAAGAGCGTCGCGATTCGCCCGCTACTCCGGCGCGAGCCATTCGAGAATTGCATCGTGGCCTTCAGCTTCACGCCCGAAGAGATTCGAAGCCTCCTCGAAGAGGGCGTGCCTAAGGTGGCGGATCGCGTCGCCGCGATGCGACGGCTCGCCGAACGCGGCTGGAGGCTGGGCCTTCGGTTCGACCCGCTCGTGCTGTATCCCCGGTACCGGGACGGCTACCGCGAGCTGTTCGAGGACGTTCTCGATGCCGTCCCGCAACGCGCCATCCACTCCGTCGGCCTCGGTGCCTTTCGGCTACCGAAGGATTTCTACGAGCGCATGGTGCGTCTGTATCCCGAGGAGCGGCTGTTCGCGGGCCCCCTCGAAGAGAGAGCGGGAATGGTGACGTACGCGTCGGGGCTCGAAGAAGAGCTGCGAGGTTACTGCCGCGGGGAGCTCGAACGGCGGGTGCCGGCATCTATGCTCTTCGAGTACTGAGCCGGTGTCCGGAAACGAGCAAATACCTGTCTGATGCCGTACAGGATCTTTACAGCTTCCCCGATTAATCTCATGTTAACTCGTTGGACAGAAGCAACTTACGTTTCCAGCTTCACTGGCATGCGGCTTGCGTATTGGATTCGGCATTATGGGAAAGGTCGGCTGGATCACGATCGCGATGGCACTCCTCCTACCGGGTCTAGCGGGCGCGAACTTCGAGTGCCCCCGTTGTGACGACGTCACCGGACCTCTCGGCG
This window encodes:
- a CDS encoding DNA photolyase; protein product: VVDTARTRSILTRYPRATVVPVERYSEVFNRTRQSFRLQKRRPSLILARKQGNLVMEAPYGIGGQHNFYFSHVLNCLYDCRYCFLQGMFRSAHYVVFVNYEEFREAIQDTAASWPEDDVYFFSGYDGDSLALDRITGFLDSFLTFFASRPRLVLELRTKSVAIRPLLRREPFENCIVAFSFTPEEIRSLLEEGVPKVADRVAAMRRLAERGWRLGLRFDPLVLYPRYRDGYRELFEDVLDAVPQRAIHSVGLGAFRLPKDFYERMVRLYPEERLFAGPLEERAGMVTYASGLEEELRGYCRGELERRVPASMLFEY